The stretch of DNA CATGAATCTTGGTGGCAGACAAAAGCTGTCATCCATTCTAGATGCCAAAAGTTCTACAAACAAACTTTACTCTTGCACCTAGAGTGAGGGGTCTAGATCTAGGGTTAGCAACTCAAGCTCACCTGGACTGCATTTGGAATATACAGAGGGGAAACAGAGGTCAAATGAGGACCGAAGAGGTTTTTGGTTCAAAGTTAACCAAGGGAGCAATATTATGACCCAGAAAATGCATCCTGCACCCTCACCAGTGGCATTGTCAGTCTGAGTTGTGCCATCAAGTTCAACTCTTCTTGACCTAGAGTTGGAATGTGATTTTGGGTGCTGGCTGTCTGACTTCTGTCTTTGTGTCCTGCCCAGTTCACCAGTGGATTTCTTCAACTTCCCTGACATGTCTATATTCTAGCCAATTTTCATTCAATTAACTCATTGTGTCTTGCAGACAAGAGCTCTGGCTcacacaaaaggagaaaaggaaagaacagaaaaggcTACTGAGCAAAGTGAATAGAGAAGCAGGAGGGAATTGGAAATCTGAGTGTTGGGAATGTAACAGCGGAAAATACTCAGGAGGAACAAAGTCAAATACAGTGCTGCAAGCAAAATGAATATTCTGATAGGATAGAGTGAGAAGATTTCTTTTCATGTGGAAATTAAAGAGGCTTTGATGAGAGCAACTTCCATTTTGTGATATGGTTGAGGTCAGTGAATAATGAGAAGTGAAAGGGAAGCAAGTGGCACAGCAGTGAGGAGAATGAAAGGGAGTATCTAGGATGTGGAGATGAGAATTTCTTGTCTTGAGGAACAATGTCATGCAAGctttcaaaagagagagagaagggcattGAGAGGAGAGAGGATAAAGGAGGAGAATAGAAATTTGGGGGTGAAAAGGAAACACAAAGCgaggagagaagaagggacaTCGATGGATAAGTGTAGCAAAGACAAGGCAAtgaagaggcagagaggaggtaTCAGAGAAAGGCTTAGATAAACTAAGAGGAAGGGCTTAGAGGTAGGGCTTAAGTATTTGTCTTACCTCTGAATTTCATGAAAAGTTGTCATCACAGGGAATCCTTTATCTTTCATTCAAAATCCCAAGCttaactggcacaacagtgtaaagcaattgtactcccataaagagcttaaaaaagaaatcccaagTTTATTTTCTAATGGACTTTGTGTAAGGAATAGAGActttcattaatttaattttcattttactttatattggaacAGAGGTGGGAGTGTCTGATGCTCTGTCTTTGTGATGGAGCAGTTTCAGGGAGGAAGGCCACATATATATTTAGGTAAATTAAATTACTTATTCTGTTATCCCTCATGTCACACAAAATtacttaatattaattttaatcaaaaccttaatttgtaaaattaatttaaaataaattaatattaataattttattgtctttattactgaagaatagtaataataaatattaatttatttcacaATCATTTGCACCAAATAATGTAGCTAGTTATGAACATGTCAAATGAGAAAtatattaattcacttatttgacaataaaaatttactttatacATATCTATTGTGAATAAATATGCCACCACTGCCTAGCTTCTTTGTTATTACTGTGAATAGAGTGTCTTCCTCCAGAAATCCTGCTGGGTTTACTTGACAGCTTTTGCCTCCCTACcagttttatagaagaaaaaagttgAGCCCAAGCCTGGAATATTAATACAGGCCATATAAACATACAATGGCAATAGCTACAGTTGTTAAATGTACATTTGTTTGAATGGGCTTCCTTCTATGAGATGCCAAAGAGTTCAATAAACCAAATATTCAGTTTAATGTGTGGGTACTTATTAAGTCACAAAGCTGAGAAAGATCACTTGAGAAACACTTTCTGCATACagttttatatgcatatatatacacacatacacatacacacacacacaaatacaacctttgtgtgtgtacgtatatatatacatattttcataaatacatatgaaattattttaatttccctaGAAGTTATTGTCAGAATTGTGTTAGAGGTTAGAGAGGATACTATTTAAGTGATTTAACTcaaaatttaatcagagaatgTGCTTAATTTAATGGCATATATATTTTGAGCAAAATTATCAGATAGATTTCTTACAGTTATGGCATAACTCTCTAAACtaacttttaatttgtttaaaagttaCCAAAACATATCCTATGGAGTCGTTATGATtaatcatataattatatatcttTAAGGAGTACAATATAGTCTTAGAACTATTTTGCTTATCCagattttattcataataataaaatatacagattatttactatttgttttccattttcagcCACGTATTGGCATTTTGTTAACCAaatcaaaattattataaatttaaatgtattttaatattatattaaaaaatgatttgttaTAGAAATCATCCTCACTTACCAATAGCTACTATATTATTGAGATCCTTTTAGTGTTCAattttctgaagaagaaaatagTACAAGAGTACTGCACTGACAGTAACACTGGCAGCAATATTTTATACATTGATTTATTTCAGAGGTTTCATTATTCAAGCtcaagaaaatgttatttatataattttttataacaCAAGACTCAACCAATTGTACAACTATGTGCTTTTGccagaaaagaaatgattaaagaactaaaaatccCCTCATAGGGCCCATGGACTCCCATTAGGACAAACCTAAGATATTCTCCTGGGCATTATGGACTTGGACATTTACGAGAAATCCAGCTTGTTCCACAGGGCATTACAAACTCTGAAATCATAAACAGCAGTCATTATAAATAGTTCCAGTTTTAACAATTCAAATTGGACTTTATGCCACTGCTTTCTATCAGAGATGATACTTGTGGCATTTTATGCAAACTCCAGTGTATCTATAAATTTTGGTACTCTGAGAACTTTGATCAGTACGATCTTGTCTGAGCTAATCACACATAATTTTAAGGAGACCAATGTTCTTGATTCCCTTCAAGAACCAACCCCAAGAACGTTGACCTTCCCAGGGAACATTCCAAACCTACACCATCAGAGAGCCTAGATCATGGAAAAGCATAACATGGTAAATGTGGCTTGCAaagagagaagcagcaggagTCAGATGGGGTCAGGGAGGCCAGCATATGTGGGTAACACAAGGTCTGGAGGCTAGGTCGTGGAGTTTGTTCTTTACCCCAATTTAGAGGAAAACTATTGAGTGATTTTGAACATGGTGATAGTAAATTCAGATTTGCCTTACGTGCAATAACAGAGAACGTTGTCAATGAACACTTGTTCAGAAATtatgaaatttaattattttatttttgacattttgatgTCACATCTGAATAGAAAACCTCCATTTGGCTAGATAGGAATAGAGCAAACAACATCATTTTGGTAGACTGATTAATCTGTCATCCTGCTTCCTTACAACGTTGCTGGTGAAGGCCAAACtacaagagaaaagtaacataGAAGAGGGGAGATCCTGTGAAAAGTACACAGGAGTGTGGAGTGGAGAATGTGATGTGCTAAGGTAGCTTCAACATAACCCACATTTGACTTCAATATACTCTCCCTTCCCTTTCAATTTTGGGTAATTATCCCCTAAATCATTTGGTTGGTTATCTGTGAACACAAAGACCTGTATTGCTGCTTCCAATATGGGTAATCATttcaattttagtcattttaataggtaatattgcattgtgcttcatctgcatttccctagtgactaactATGTAGAGCATCTTTTTGCATCCTTCTTTGACATCTGTATATCTATTTTGGTGAAtgtttgttcaaatattttgcccaatatttaattgggttatttgtctttttattatgagTTTTGGGAATGTTTCATATACCCTGGATAAAagtttttatcaaatatatgatttgtaaatattataACATATCACACTAATTTGTTACAATGATGACAATGATTGGACCTCGTGAGTAAGAAATAACGTTTATTGGTAAGACATTAGCCagacagagataaaaagaaatctgACAAAAATTCAAGGGTCTCCAACTTTGTGAAATTTCTAGGTGTCCAGTGATATGGGACATGTCAAGAAAACCCTTCTAAGGTGAAGGATAAGTTGTTACATCTAGCCTTTCCTGAAACCAAAAAAGGGTCATAGGCAGTAATAACTCCTCTGTGGATTTTGGAGGCAATATTATCCTCACTTGGGTGTGTTCCTCCAGGCCATTTACCAAGTGACTGGAAGGGCAGCTAGTTTTAAGTGAGGCTCAGGAGGAGAGAAGGCTTTGCAACATGTCAAGGCTACTGTGCAAGCTGTTCTGCTCTTGGTCCATATCCAGCAGAACTGCTGGTGCTTAAAGCAGCAGTGGAAGATGCTTGGCACCTTTAATAGGCTTCTAGAAGTAGATCATAGTACATGCCCTTAGAATTTTGGACAAAGCACTATCATCCTCTGAATAATTACTGCTCTACTGTAAAGAAACTGCCATTGGCCTGCTAGTGAGCCTTGGTAGAAAAGGAACGTTTAACGATGGCAACAAATTTGCTGTGATACCAGAGCTGCCCTTGCTAAGCTGAATGTTATCTCTCTCACTATCCATAAAGTTGGCTGTGCACAGAAGCATTCCATCATCAAATGGAAGTAGAAGGCACTTGATCAAGCAGGAACAGGCCCTGAAGGCACAAGTAAGTTACATGTAGAAGTGATCCAAACTCTATTGATGTCCACTCCTGCTACAATGGCTTCTCTTTCCTAGCCTGGATCTGTGGTCCTATGGGGGAGTTCTCTATGGTTAGTCAACAAAGAGAACAGAAGACTGTggcctgttttacagatggttCTGCATGGTATGCAAGCAGCATCAGAAagtggacagctcctgcactaCAGCACCTCTCTGTGACATTCCTAAGGGACACTGGTGGTGGAAAAACCTTCCAGTGGCCAGAACTTTGAGCATTGCACCTGGTTGTTCACTTCATTTGGGAGGAGAAATGGACAGATGTGGGTTTATATACCAGTTCATTGGCTGTGGCCAATGGTTTGATGGGATGTTCAGAGACTTTGAAGAAATACGACTGGAAGTTGATGATGAGGAAATCCATAGAAGAGTTATATTAATAGACCGCTCTGAATGGAGATATTTGTGTCACATGTGAatgttcatcaaaaaaaaaaagtgatatcagCAGAAAAGGATTTTATAATTAAGTGACTAAGATGACCAAGTCTATGTACACTAGTCACTCTTTCTCAAGCAACCTCTGTCACCACTCAACAGGTTTCAAACAAAGAGACTATAGTAGCAGGGATAGAAGTTATTGATTATCTCAACAACATTGAATTCCACTTCCTAAGATCAATTTGACTCTGGCCACTGCTGAgtgctgtatgtgtgtatataccaaatgtctttgttttctttctactttattcCCTTATCATGTAACATAAGATGTACTGACTTCATAGTTTAGTAGTTAAATGTTGTTGACTGCTAAACAATACAGAATGAATTTCATTATcttacagatttcttttttaattctcagTAGATTGAGACCATTTCCTTCCTATTCTGCCACTTGTCTCTTCCCCGTGCCCATCTCAAATTAGTTCTTCAGTCTAAACTGTTAGCTTTCTGACATAGTGAAGCTTTTCAGATTACCCAACAACAAGCAAACACAGCTAGAAAGGGCCTTAGAAAGCATTATAGACAGTGAGAGGCAACTCACTCCTTGCTCCTCATAGAAGCATGCTGAGTTAAGAGCATCCTCTTATGCTTTGGCCTGACCGTCACTATGTTAAATCCCttctcatgttttcttcattgctttcccattgtgtttatttctctgtgtCACATGAGAGTTGACTCCACAAGAAGTGAGATTCATCATGTCCTAactgaaatagaataaaagaccTTTTGGTAGCTAGCTGTATTCCTGGGATTTGCCTCTGTTCACTCAGACACAAACATGCCTACTATGTGGAGTTAAATGTGATATGAGTCTCCAGGCTGTATGGCTTTATTACTTTCAAAGACCTCATAATCAAATTCTTTCTGGAGGTACAGCCCTATTTCACtgcttaatatatatttaataagtgTACTTATAAAACCACATTGAAGAATATGCAaggatgtaaaatattttcatttaaatttctgcATTAGTTATTTTAGTATGATGTGAACACTTGATTAAAATTCCTTGTGTGTGGTTTTcaataagatatacaaatattttaaagcatttattaggCACTGAAATCTTAAGTCATTAAAATAATAGACCaattataaatcaaaaaaaatttttgaatagtAATCAACACATTAAACAACTAATCTGcataattttgtgttcttttcatgCAAAAGAACACATATTAGTATTAGATTGAAATATTTCTCTTCAACATTTTTACCAGTGAATTTATGACTTTCTTATTTCTCAGGCTGTAGATAATTGGATTTAAGAAAGGAATTATGATAGTGTAAAATAGAGAGTCCATCATATCTTGGTCATCTGTGTGTGTGGATCCAGGGCGCACATACATGAAGAGAAGAGGCCCATAGTATAAAGAGACAGATAGGAGGTGGGCtccacaggtggagaaggccttccTTATGCCTTGTagagacttcttttttaaaattgtaaagagAACTAGTGCATAAGAGACAAGAACAATGAGAATGGTGAACACCTGAATTGaaccagagaaaataaataacatcagAACATTAATAGAAGGGCCAGTACAAGAAATTTTAATCAATGGCATGACATCACAATAAAAGTGATGTATTATGTTAGAATTACAAAAGGTTAATCTGAATAAAAAACCTGTATGAATTAAGGCATGAAAAAGGCCACCAACAAATGATAAAACTAACATTCTCATGCATAATCTGTTAGTCATAATCACTGGATAAAGCAGCGGGTTGCATATGGCTACATAACGATCATATGACATTGTTGCCAGCAGAAAACATTCTGTGGTTGCACTgactacaaaggaaaaaaattgtaccatgcattcagagagagagatcatCTTATTCTTGGTGAAGATGTTGACCAACATCTTGGGAGTCACTGTGGAAGATAACCAAGTATCCACAAAGGCCAAGTTCCCAAGAAATAAGTACATGGGAATGTGAAGTTGAGGGTCATTGCAGATGAGAGCAATCAGACCGAGATTTCCCACGATGGTGGTGAAGTATATCATCAGGAACAGCAGGAACAAGGGGATTTGCCAAGCTGCTTGATGTGTAAGTCCTGTGAGAACAAACTCTGTCGTCTCTGTTgcattttttgtttccatattctCAATAGATGGCCTCTGAATTGCAATGCAGTAAATATAAAAAGGAGTGTCATCaatcatttaagaaagaaaattggtGAAGATAATTGAAATAAACCATACACTAGCCTGAATgcccttcattttatttactct from Hippopotamus amphibius kiboko isolate mHipAmp2 chromosome 10, mHipAmp2.hap2, whole genome shotgun sequence encodes:
- the LOC130829856 gene encoding olfactory receptor 5H2-like codes for the protein METKNATETTEFVLTGLTHQAAWQIPLFLLFLMIYFTTIVGNLGLIALICNDPQLHIPMYLFLGNLAFVDTWLSSTVTPKMLVNIFTKNKMISLSECMVQFFSFVVSATTECFLLATMSYDRYVAICNPLLYPVIMTNRLCMRMLVLSFVGGLFHALIHTGFLFRLTFCNSNIIHHFYCDVMPLIKISCTGPSINVLMLFIFSGSIQVFTILIVLVSYALVLFTILKKKSLQGIRKAFSTCGAHLLSVSLYYGPLLFMYVRPGSTHTDDQDMMDSLFYTIIIPFLNPIIYSLRNKKVINSLVKMLKRNISI